A window of Ranitomeya variabilis isolate aRanVar5 chromosome 2, aRanVar5.hap1, whole genome shotgun sequence contains these coding sequences:
- the CHST2 gene encoding carbohydrate sulfotransferase 2: MKVFRRKALILCLGYILLLVLTMLNLLDKWHKEPQQCNDQVRFTPYQSRSDIRYLYRPSPPRRRQLVYVFTTWRSGSSFFGELFNQNPEVFFLYEPVWHVWQKLYPGDAMSLQGAARDLLSALYRCDLSALQLYNTAGAKNISTLGIFGASTNKVICSSPICSAYRKDVVGLVDDKVCKKCPPQSLSLLEEECHKYNTIVIKGVRIFDINVLAPLMVDPSLDLKVIHLVRDPRAVANSRIKSRHGLIRESLQVVRSRDPRIRRVPFIDPGHKLNKKDGSDYHAIGAMEVICSSMGKTLRTAVNPPSWLKGNYMVVRYEDLVMDPIKTLRQVYGFVNLSVSPEIEKFSLNMTSGSGYSSKPFVVSARNATQAVSAWRTLLTFLQIKQVEEYCQVPMDLLGYQTISNQQEVKDFSKSLLRKPML; this comes from the coding sequence ATGAAAGTGTTCCGCAGGAAGGCGCTGATCCTGTGCCTGGGCTACATCCTGCTGCTGGTCCTCACCATGCTCAACCTGCTGGACAAGTGGCACAAGGAGCCGCAGCAGTGCAACGACCAGGTGAGGTTCACCCCGTACCAGAGCCGCTCCGACATCCGCTACCTGTACCGGCCATCCCCGCCGCGCAGGCGGCAGCTGGTCTACGTGTTCACCACCTGGCGCTCCGGCTCCTCCTTCTTCGGGGAACTCTTCAACCAGAACCCCGAGGTGTTCTTCCTGTACGAGCCCGTGTGGCACGTGTGGCAGAAGCTGTACCCCGGGGACGCCATGTCTCTGCAGGGGGCTGCCCGGGACCTCCTCAGCGCCCTCTACCGGTGCGACCTGTCTGCCCTGCAGCTGTACAACACGGCGGGGGCCAAGAACATCAGCACCCTGGGCATCTTCGGCGCCTCCACCAACAAGGTCATCTGCTCCTCCCCGATCTGCTCGGCCTACAGGAAGGACGTGGTGGGCTTGGTGGATGATAAAGTGTGCAAGAAGTGCCCCCCGCAAAGCCTGAGCCTGCTGGAGGAAGAGTGCCACAAATACAACACCATCGTCATTAAAGGGGTGAGGATTTTCGACATCAACGTGCTGGCCCCACTGATGGTAGACCCTTCCTTGGACTTGAAGGTCATTCATTTAGTTCGGGACCCCCGGGCAGTAGCCAACTCCAGGATAAAGTCCAGACATGGATTGATTCGAGAGAGTCTTCAGGTGGTTCGTAGCAGAGACCCCAGGATCCGTCGGGTTCCTTTCATAGACCCTGGGCACAAACTCAACAAGAAGGATGGTTCTGACTATCATGCCATAGGTGCCATGGAGGTAATATGTAGCAGCATGGGCAAGACCCTAAGGACAGCGGTCAACCCCCCAAGCTGGCTCAAGGGGAACTACATGGTAGTTCGATATGAGGATCTTGTTATGGACCCCATTAAGACCCTGAGGCAGGTCTATGGATTTGTGAACCTGTCTGTAAGCCCCGAGATCGAGAAGTTCTCCCTGAACATGACTAGCGGCTCGGGCTACTCCTCTAAACCATTTGTGGTATCGGCTCGCAATGCCACCCAAGCTGTCAGTGCTTGGAGGacattactcaccttcctgcagataAAGCAGGTGGAAGAGTATTGCCAGGTCCCTATGGACCTTTTGGGTTACCAGACGATTAGCAATCaacaagaggtcaaagactttagtAAGTCCTTGCTTAGGAAGCCCATGTTATGA